A section of the Oryzias melastigma strain HK-1 linkage group LG14, ASM292280v2, whole genome shotgun sequence genome encodes:
- the defbl2 gene encoding LOW QUALITY PROTEIN: defensin, beta-like 2 (The sequence of the model RefSeq protein was modified relative to this genomic sequence to represent the inferred CDS: substituted 1 base at 1 genomic stop codon) — SLGGVLYMFIPSXLFSNNPSLHHQDVEMQYWTCGYRGLCRRFCYAQEYITGHHGCPRRYRCCAIRS; from the exons TCACTAGGGGGCGTGCTGTACATGTTCATACCTAGCTAATTGTTTTCTAACAATCCTTCCCTGCATCACCAG GACGTGgagatgcagtactggacgtgTGGGTACAGAGGACTCTGCAGGCGGTTCTGTTATGCCCAGGAGTACATCACTGGGCATCATGGTTGCCCTCGAAGATACAG GTGCTGTGCCATACGGTCCTAA
- the mepce gene encoding 7SK snRNA methylphosphate capping enzyme yields the protein MSVKEDAIKTGSLEARSTPSLQLSDCTGGYSGVSVTMEENAAAHDFAAACPVPGTAASPKHTSTDSAGQKARGTENSINRRNSFHHSKQQQQQSKLTKRRYTANSSFKHPTSSKRRRRANSESDSVLPTNFLLGGNIFDPLNLNSLLDEEVNRALNAETPKSSPLPAKSRDPVEILIPRDITDPLNLNSGIADNCFLVSPYKSGGRKRHRNRHHGGGGGGVSGGIPTTNISESTKSEIKMSSSVQVLGTQGSCSALDSSKESSSFSSVTADSHESTAENASSCKDEPSFGSVEEYTCPLLGGPSHHAGRRRRRRNSGKIDPPVTHSTPSGKVAPSDKSCATGGAQNYFHTPRIGPKTGAGPRPYQQPHGQAKGHQKKFQYGNYNKYYGYRNPGKSEDPRIRVLRPEWFEGKDVLDLGCNSGHLTLYIAKMLRPARILGLDIDGGLIHAARKNIRHYLSELQTQEARQAAKQEEGGIKESHTGTGEKHRETERREEHCKAERGQRGTAEAESDNGFCHTDDVGTQRQDGQTEETERGDCEKHSTDQSVSCSFPVSLRISRGPIAAPPLTEKPALQPGQFPANVSFVKANYVLENDNLLLTQRPEYDVILCLSVTKWVHLNWGDSGLKRLFRRVYKHLRPGGVFILEPQPWESYVRRKKLTENINRNFHSIRLKPDQFASYLTSEVGFTSFESLQAPKCSARGFQRPIYVFQK from the exons ATGTCTGTCAAGGAGGACGCCATAAAAACTGGCAGTTTAGAAGCCAGGTCAACGCCATCTCTGCAGCTCTCAGACTGCACCGGAGGTTACAGCGGCGTGTCCGTGACGATGGAGGAAAACGCAGCCGCGCACGACTTCGCCGCCGCCTGTCCTGTCCCAGGCACTGCAGCCTCACCAAAGCACACGAGCACAGACAGCGCAGGACAAAAAGCCAGAGGGACCGAGAACAGCATCAATCGCAGGAACAGCTTCCATCACTCCAAACAACAGCAACAGCAATCAAAACTAACCAAGCGGCGCTATACAGCCAATTCTAGCTTTAAACATCCCACATCCAGCAAAAGGAGACGACGAGCCAACTCTGAGAGCGACTCTGTCTTGCCCACCAACTTTCTCTTGGGTGGCAACATCTTTGACCCACTTAATCTGAACAGCCTTTTGGATGAGGAGGTCAACAGGGCACTTAACGCAGAGACACCCAAATCCTCCCCACTCCCAGCAAAGAGCCGAGACCCGGTGGAAATCCTCATCCCGAGAGATATAACCGATCCTCTGAACCTGAACAGCGGGATAGCAGACAACTGCTTTTTGGTGTCCCCCTACAAGAGCGGAGGAAGGAAAAGGCATCGCAACAGACAtcatggtggtggaggaggcgGGGTTAGCGGTGGGATTCCAACCACAAACATCTCTGAATCGACAAAAAGTGAGATCAAGATGAGCTCCTCCGTGCAGGTTCTAGGTACGCAAGGCTCGTGTTCGGCACTCGATTCTTCCAAAGAATCCAGTAGTTTCTCTAGTGTCACGGCAGATTCCCACGAGAGCACAGCTGAGAACGCCTCAAGCTGCAAAGATGAGCCGTCGTTTGGATCTGTCGAAGAATATACTTGCCCCCTGTTGGGGGGACCAAGCCACCACGCAGGAAGACGCAGGCGAAGGCGCAACTCGGGCAAAATTGATCCTCCTGTCACCCACTCCACTCCCAGCGGTAAAGTAGCACCAAGTGACAAAAGTTGTGCCACAGGTGGAGCACAAAACTATTTTCACACGCCAAGAATTGGTCCCAAAACTGGAGCAGGGCCACGCCCATACCAGCAGCCCCACGGTCAGGCGAAAGGACACCAAAAGAAGTTCCAGTATGGAAACTATAACAAATATTATGGTTATCGCAACCCAGGCAAGAGTGAAGACCCGCGGATTCGAGTATTGCGTCCGGAGTGGTTTGAAGGGAAAGATGTGTTGGACTTGGGGTGTAATTCTGGCCACTTGACACTCTACATTGCCAAAATGCTGCGGCCTGCGCGCATATTGGGGCTGGATATCGATGGTGGGTTGATTCACGCGGCTCGTAAAAACATCAGGCACTACCTGTCGGAGCTGCAAACCCAGGAGGCCAGACAAGCTGCTAAACAGGAGGAAGGCGGTATCAAGGAGAGCCACACGGGGACAGGCGAGAAGCACAGGGAGACTGAGCGCCGAGAGGAGCACTGCAAAGCAGAGAGGGGACAAAGAGGCACTGCGGAGGCTGAGAGTGACAATGGCTTCTGTCACACAGATGATGTAGGGACTCAAAGACAAGACGGCCAAACAGAAGAAACAGAGCGAGGGGACTGTGAAAAGCACAGCACTGATCAGTCAGTGAGCTGCTCCTTTCCAGTTTCCCTCCGGATCTCCAGAGGACCCATCGCTGCACCCCCTTTGACCGAAAAACCGGCCCTGCAGCCCGGGCAATTTCCTGCTAACGTCTCCTTTGTCAAG GCCAATTATGTCTTGGAGAATGATAATCTGCTGTTAACTCAACGGCCGGAGTACGACGTGATCCTGTGTCTCAGCGTCACCAAATGGGTTCACCTAAACTGGGGAGACAGTGGCCTCAAGCGGCTCTTCAGGAGAGTCTATAAACACCTCCGTCCTGGAGGCGTCTTCATCCTGGAGCCGCAGCCCTGGGAGTCCTACGTGAGGAGGAAGAAGCTGACG GAAAACATCAACAGGAATTTTCACAGCATTCGGCTCAAACCTGATCAGTTTGCATCATATCTAACAAGCGAGGTGGGATTCACAAGCTTTGAGTCCCTTCAGGCTCCCAAATGCTCAGCAAGAG gTTTTCAGAGGCCAATCTATGTTTTCCAAAAGTGA